AAAACGAGTCTTCTGCTTAATTGTCATCCCCAAAATATTAATCGGTTTCGactagtatgtgtgtgtgtggggggggggcatagaacatattattgtcaagaacatttttgatttgacctcccaatctttttttttttcaaacgtaaCGAGtcaaagtgaaaacttgttaaaaaaaactactgaaGTACAGTAACAAAGTATTTCTACTTCCAGCCTCGCCTAAGCAGAATACAAAAGGGTCACCGGTGCTTACTCCAGTTTCTTGAACTTCTCAAAACCGGCGGCGACATATTGGGCCCCCGTCTGCAAGTCCTGGAGGTCGGCGACCTTGTGGCCCTGCCTGGGAGTATACAGGGTCCTGACGGCCAGCGGGGCCCCGATATTATAGGTTACCTCATTGAGGAAGGCCTCCATGGTAGACACCTGCCGTTGGTTGATCACGAACCGACGGCCGCTAAAGAAGGGGTCTCCGTTCCTGTACACTACCACGCTTTTGACTGGGGGTAGCGCTGTGGTGGCGGTCATTTCGGCGCTCTCTGCTACTggtactacacacacacacacaaaagcaaatgaGATGTTCAACAAAAAGTACCCTGTTTTTCCCCATTCAAAATTCGGTGTTTGTCTTATTTCATAACAGGAAGTAGTATTTTCCACATTCCAcacttttcacaataaaatgtcCAAATTACATATTTACCACCACATTTGCTGACCGTTTCAAAACCACTTCAACTTTAAAATATCCGACTCATTCGGCACATTTTAGGAACTAGTCCAAATCCCTAAGCCTGccagatttcaaaataaaattccaaaATGTGATATACTTAACACCTCCTTCCATATTTATAGATTAACTCTAACCATTCCAAGTCTCACATTGTACATTTCAATTATATTTCTCCAGTATTTTGGCTCATGTTTTTCACCAATCCCTCCTAATTTCTTTCATTGCGTAGTTCTGCACCCAAAAACttgattagtattattattccgCCAATTTTAACTCTTTTACTCCTTCTGAATCAAACCCCTCCAATTCCAAAATGAAGGACATTGCTTTCCACATTCCACCAAAATAACcactttttatgacattttcatgttttccacacgcacaaaaaacagTCCAGTGAAGggatcctacaaaaaaaaagttccccatCTTTCTCACTCCAAAAATCAGTTTCCCTTCCCTCACCGGCAACCACACATTTTTCACACTAAAAtccccaaaataaaacagaGTTCATTTATGCACCGCCTCCTTCAGATTATCGATTAATTGAAACCATCCTGAGTCTGACATTCATGGTTTCACCATTTCCActttatttttgcagcattttcagtTGAGTGTGAGATgcacgcacaaaaaaacaaacaaacaaaaaacttgaaAGTGAGTAAGACATTCAATCCaaaaaattgaaatagaaaTTGCCAATGTGTTCTAATTCCAAATTCAAACTATTCAGCAAAAATAATTCTCAAACACTCCCCAAAGTCCACACGTTTTGCAACGCAATTTTACATATTTACCACAACTTTCCAGATTTCTTGACCCATTTCAACCATTCCAACTTCAAACTGTTTCGCTCATTCGGGCCATACACACACTATTCATCACATCCCCGATATTCCCATATTTCCCCAGCCGTTCCGTTTCAGAGTCTTCAGCACTCACACACAATTTCATCAGAAATGGCAATCTCCAGTCAAACGAAGGCATTCGTGAACACACACTGTGCAGATACACACCACAAATTGAAGATAGAGATGAATCCCCTCTGTGTggcagtggtggtggtggcacaCTGGCCACGTTCTTCTGCTCCACACACAAGAACCTACAGCCTTGTGTATTTCCTGGTTGCTATGACAGCGCAGACAGCAGTCAATGGCTTTGTGGGTCAAACCAACCAGCAGCAACCACAACAAAAGGGACAGAGTGGGTGGGAGCGGGCGTTTGATACCGTATGATAACATTtgcgcattttttttaaatgcaccatTATTGTAATAGGTGTGTGACTGAAGTGGTTTCAAAACACTTCAATTCTGGAAATAACACTAATGAATGGGTTATGAATGTCCTGATACATCAAAATGTATGACCTTGacattaaccctttgagggacagcggttactatagTAGACAGTTTTTCGTGTTATCTGGTTCCAGGGTGTATGAAGAGCCAATCCGTCTAAACCAATTAGTCCACCAGGGGGCGTCTGTTGAGGAGCAGGTACTGTCATTTTCTGCGCCGTTTTGGTTTTCGGCACCAGCTGAAGTGGAGGGCGTGCCTCTTCAGTGGTGCACCTGTTTCTCGTTACCAATCAAGGCCTGCCATATATTTAAGAACTGCCAAGCTGCCTTGTCATTGTCAGATTGTTGACCTTGCTTGCCGTTTCCACCCGAGAAAAATTCGAGATGCCTCGTTCATGTTTATGACTGCTCTCGTTTTGATCGTTTTCTTGTTTCGtaagtattttttcaatttcttcttATTTGTGGATTCTTTACATTTCATGTAATTgaacttttgtcattttgtgttgtgtatttttggggataaaaaattccttgccgtttttgttCATATTGGGTTTTCCTGGTTTTGTGTTGCCAGCACTTTCTGTTTATGCTTTGtctgtcctttgtttttgtggaaatattttttgtactgCCCTTTGTCTGAATCTACATTTGTGGGGTCCCCTTACTATCTTGTCCATTTTCAGATCGTCTCAGATAAAACAGGAATATGTGACAACAACAtcagtaataagacaaaatgaagCATTGTGGTAAGTAAATATGTTTTACAttgacaaatacaatacaaaatgtaCAATTCAGCCATTTCGTTTAAGAAAATGGAGGCAATTTGTTGCATTGATAAACACATTTGCGCAGCAAGGTCCACTTCAATGCATGCTCAGCTTGTTCTTCAGAGACAAGTACTGCAGAGGAGAGAAAGACAGGAACATAATTCAAAATTTGTGTCCTCCTCGCTGgtatagatgaacaaagatacatgATTTGCAGTTTATTAAATGACTTTCATACCATTTACAAAGTCGAAATTTGCCCCTGGCAGTGATGACTTCCAAAAGTGgaaaattcattttgaaatgaataaatatctaCAATCCACCATCTTCCCGGCAAATAATTGTCCGTATTGTACTGTACAAATTGACCCtcgtgtgggaaaaaaaaaggccactggTGGTCATTAAATAAATGACGCGGCTGATTCACTGAGGTGCCATAAATATCACCGTAGTATATCTTGAGCGTCGACCTCGTGGTGGAGCGCCGGTGCGGATTAAATGAAGGGAAATACTGTACTATAGCAGCGACTCACCTTTTTCCTGCTGTCGATGGCCTGCTGCAGCCACAGCAGGTCCATGGTCAGGGTGTCTCTATGGCATCGCAGGGACTTGGGATCAGCGGGCACCTCCTGGGTCGAACGGTACCGCGGCCGACCTGGAGAAGACACATTATTTATGCATTGATGTATAGAGATTTTAAAATCTACCGATCtatcatttgcattgcttctacTTAAGTACAAAGTGTGAGTCCTTTTGCCACTTCTGCATATGACAAAGGATTTACCTTGAAGAGGAAGGCTCTCCATACTACTCCAGATTGAGGTGGAGTCCAATGTGCTCTCCAGAACCTCATCAGAGCTCAAGTTCTGAACTGTCTCAAGAACATGGCTGCTTTGTGAACACCCCCTAGCAGGTTGTTTTATTCCCAAGCTGTCTCTCTGCACTTCTGTGGTCCGTAGACGATGACTTTCTCCTCTAAATTCCGACAATGGAGCCGCCTCTCCTGCTGCTGGGTTCTGTGAGCAGGTGGTAGCCTTTGATCGTGGATCTATCCTGCGTAGGGGGCCatcctggtttaaaaaaaaaaggcttgagaAGGGCGCCAAGGTAAATCAATTTTTATTACAGGTACAGAGTCTTGCCGTGTCTGTGAAATGGGGGATGGGAATGATGGCATCCCTCCACCCCAAGTGGGCCGAAGTGCCATCTATCTCTTTCACGACCTCCTCAAAGTCGGAACTTGCACGACGCAACTCCACCCTCACCAGAAGGCCTCGTGCGTGAGCCTGCAGAGATGACATGCAATAAGGGGGTCTTCgacacagtggtaccttgagatacgagtttcATTCATTTGATTCACTTGTGTCTTAAATCAgttttcctcattgaaatgagtGCAAATGTGAGTAATCTGTTGCAGGCCCCCcctaaaagtttttttaatgccataaaaaatacaatcatattGCACTTTATAACACATTAATAACTTAATTCAAGGGAATTACTAAGTACAGTTAATGACTGAGGGCCTTGTAAATGTTAACTTGCTAACTCGTCGGTGTTCAAATTGCAGTAGCTTCAACGGTTATACAGGCGTTTCCCATcaaatgttagcattaagatggCTAACTAGAGGCTATGGAATGTTCTTGTTTTAAATAATCTCCAAGGttgtatgtttagtttgacgatAGATATGCataaaacagcttgaagcctcttatGAAGAATTGTTCACGATTTGCCAAAGTCGGCCGAATGAGGGCGTCTATcttgaaaaactcaaattgggtcactcgcatctcaaggcaccactgttccTTGTTTTAAGGTTTAAAAACAAGTTGACGTCTTAAAACTCAAACCTTTAACTAGCACTCAAGggcacatttgatttttaaaagttAAACATAGTAAAGGTTATGGGTAGAGGTAAAATAAACATGCACAGGCATCCATCTTTCTAAATGTGGATGAAACTTATTGTATTCTGAATAGAATTAATACTTTAAAAACATGGGAAGGACTGTTTAAAAAGTTAAAGCTAAAGGCGAGTTCTTGTTGCTTTAACAAGACGAGGCATTAAAATCGACCAAAATAAGCACAGCCACGAGGCTAATGCTAACAGCTCGCATCATTCTGTTTGCCACAGCCACTCTGCATAACCTAACCCAAAAAGAGTGCTACAATCGCCGCGATCGTAAAGAAGCTTTACCGCTTCACAGTATGCAAGCAGATAAATTAGCAACGAGGTTATTACCTGCAAAAGAACGAGCGTGTTCTCCCAGTCAGCACTGTGCATCACTATGGTAACGTGATTCCCCAGAGAGAGGCGGGAGCTTGGCGTTTACTTCTGGTGTCAAGTtcgaaaaatacaatttttagtCTTAAAATTATAGCTTCATGCTGACGCCAAATCTgggttaattttgtttttaatattatttgaaAAAGTAACGATAAACCTGATAAACGCTGTCTAACAGACAAAACTAGACTTGCTCGAGCAGAGGAACgcttatattttgaaaaacgtGACCCGGAAATTAGCCATTGTTTGCATCTTCAGTTAGCTATGGCTCGCTCGCTGTCCAACCCCACCAAAAAGTTGTATTTACGACATAACTCGAGAAAATGAGCGGTTCTTCTAACCAGAGGACTTTATTTCAGACTTGGGGTTCGTCCGCGCCTCCACCCAACGTTGTTCAGCCTCCAAAAGAACGAAAAAAGGTCCCTGGACTGCGCAAAGAGAGTCAAAGCGGGACAGTCCAGAGACCTGCTGCAAATCCACTATGGGCTGAGCTCGGCTCTTTAAACCCAACAGACGCTCCGAAAGCGAGACATCCCACAACAGAAACCCCCGAACCATCTTTTTATGATGATAATGAAGATGACGACCTCATGGTGGTCGCTGTCAATGAAGCTGAGGAGAACCTACAACATGATAATGGCAGCTTACTCCAACAGGATAGGACCCTGTCTCCCACTCCATCAAGTGGAGAGATCACCTATCCAGACTTCCCTGGTTTTGACAGCTCCTCCGCGACAGTGTGGATTTATCCCACGAACTACCCGATTAGGGAATACCAACTCAACATGTCGAAGGCCGCTTTGTTCCAAAACACCCTAGTGTGCCTTCCCACAGGTTTGGGGAAAACGTTCATCGCCGCGGTTGTGATGTACAACTTCTATCGTTGGTATCCAACTGGGAAGATCGTGTTCATGGCGCCCACCAAGCCACTGGTGGCGCAGCAGATTGAGGCTTGCTACAACGTGATGGGCATCCCACAGGGTCACATGGCAGAGCTGACTGGTACAGTATTCCTCTCCCACTATAGTCTCACTCTTCTTCTCCAACctctggggtgattttttttttctcccaagaaCTCCCGCGACATCcgaatttaaataaattactAGATTTACTTCCAACATAAGAATTTCTATTTGAAGTTTCGGACCACTTGACACATTTAAAGCAGAAATCAATTGCAAGATTGTTGGGCGTCAACTCCACTTGTGGTTTTAAGCTAATTGAGGCAAGACTTTGTTCTGAtttattgcatttttctttAATAGTAGCCCTCTGATTGACCGATAACCTGTCCAGGGTATATTCCTTCTCTCCCGTAAAGTCAGCATGGATAACCCAAGCTCACCTGCGACTCTAATTAGAccaagcgctatagaaaattGAGGCATCGACGTTTTAATAATATCCCTGTCTGCGTTTCTGCAGGCAGCACAGCGGCTCACCGGAGACAGGAAGTGTGGCGCTCTAAGCGCTTGTTCTTCCTTACACCTCAGGTGATGATGAACGATCTGTCCAGAAACACATGCCCAGCCCTGCAAGTCAAGTGTGTGGTGATCGATGAGGCCCACAAGGCGCTCGGCAACCATGCCTTCTGTCAGGTAAACATGACATTGGACATGACACTTAATATACACGCCATTCACCCAAAATGTGCTCGATTTTGAGCCGGGGTTGGAGTTTGAAAGAATTAACAGAGCTTCGGGTTTGCATCTTCAAAGGGTGGACTGTGGTCTAGATCCGGATTGAGTCAAGGTCTCATGCCGACTTGTGGTCAGTTGCCACAAAATCGCCTAAGCCTTAGTCCATTGATCTCTAAAAAGACACAGTGGTTGTTGTTGACGTGACTTTCGGCTTAGCGAGTCATTCACATGATTACTGGAAATGTTATTAAATATTTAACACACAATTCTCATAACATCCTTCTTTTTATATAACTTCCGGTCACGGGTTGGTACTTAGCTAACTGACTTGGGCTAGAGGCGCCGTAGactctgaaatggttgccagccaatcgccatGCACATATAGACACAAACGAGCGTTCACATTCACAACTGTGGACAATGTAAGAGAATCTTAAATGGAGCAACCATGCACGGTTTTGAAATGTTGGAGGAAGGCAAGggaaaacacacaacaacagggagaacatgccaatcacacacaggaaggccggagtgaAAATTCAAATCCGAACCTCGGAACTGTGACTGTGTCAGTCACAgataaacattttaatttgttctTGTTCATGTTCAGGTGATCAGACAGCTCAGCAGTCATACTCTGCAGTTCCGCGTGTTAGCCCTGAGCGCCACTCCAGGGGGAGACACCAAGGTGAGAGACTGCAATCCTTTTCTTTCTGCAGCCCACCGCGAAACACATGCTAACTCCGTCTGTGTTCACCCCCATGTAGTCGGTGCAGTCCGTGATCTCCAATCTGCTCATCTCCCACATTGAGCTACGCTCAGAGGAAAGCCCGGACATCTTGGCCCACTCGCACCAACGCAGCGTGGAGAAGATGGTGGTGCCGCTGGGGGAGGCGCTGACTGCCCAGCAGGCTCGCTACCTGCAGGTGTGTGAGTAACAATACAAAAGTGTGTGTCGTTCATTGTGTAGCCTAAATTTTGGTGTTTTGCTGCCCCTTAGTGGTCACACTGTGCATAGTCAGTAAATCGGTAACTGGAACTCTCGCCAAGCAGACGCTGCTTGTGTAAACTTTTTACTATCAGTCCATGTGTTATTATTGTAAGCCGCTGTCACCTTATGCAATGTGTGAACAGTAGTACAGCGTctaaatgcacaaaaacaaaacaactggactgacaaataaaaaaatgactcaaTTCAAACGTATTGCACATAGAAGTTGAATAACGTTTCTACCTGAATTAATGTCAAAAACAGTtcttaaaaaatacatgcaaatgtattgaatttggtagttaaatacaactgaacggTTGTTAACCAGTGCTTATTTCACAAAGCTGTGTCAAAAATACGTTTAGAGACgcattaaaatttgctgttgctgGCGACATGGTGGACTCGTAGAGCTTCAGTTCTGAGATTCAGTGTGCAGTTTGTTTCCCCCCGTGCTGGCGTGGCATTTTCTCAAAACATGGATGTGAAGTCCTTTTAAAGACTCAATTGTATTTGTGAATTGTTGACCAATTAAGTATCAAGGTGTCAAATGAGCATTACTTCTTTTATTGGTTTGTGTAGTTGTGCCTCTTCGTGTCATtttcaatgtttgtgtgtgattttatttattttttaaatgacctaTTTTGTACTGTAGTGGAATGAAAGACCGAGCTTTAACGTGATGTCATTGTAGCGTATGGCTGCTTTGCGTTGGCAGGTTCAGTGGCATTCTTGCACTTAATTATCCACGCTGATTGATTCTCTCTGCAGTTGTCTCTTCATACGGGTTATTATGTATCAGTTTGGAGTCGACCTTTGCAAGAAGCTGTTGTGTGCTGTTGGGTGTGGCTGGGCCACCTTATGTTGGAAACATTTGATCCCATTAAAAGGGAGGGATTTGCCTTGAGGGACATTCCAGCGTGGGTAAACAGGACTTGGTACTGCACTTGGGAATTGTACTCTTACACAATTCTGAATGCATTCGATTTGACtgcttaagatcattttgtatgTAAATAATGATCCGTAAGGTATTTATTTGATAATGGTCATGTTGTATGACAAGTTTGaaattatatacattttttgttttgttttttttttttttaatgtgagcaaACAATGGAGAATGAGGCTCTCCAGTATTCTACTTCTCAGCAAAGAGACCCATTCATGAAAGGAGACGGGGCacgctgcagcaaagtggataCTACTGCAGCATCCAGTGCTAATGCACAGCAACCGCTAAATTTAGCgtgcatttatttttgacatgacAAGCCGTACATCCTAAAGTTACAATGCGGCCAATCTGCTCAAACAGTGAGCTACCATCGGGGGTTTACGCCACACTTGTATTATTACACCTTGTTTTGTAAAGGGTAAAGCACTGATATTAAGTTCAAGCTCTGCGgtgtcgattaaaaaaaaaaagacaacatggggggggggagaaggtaATTAAAACagattctttttgttgtttttaaaagacAGGAGAACAAGCTCATGTTTATTTAAAACCACAGTAGTGATCTGCTGTTGCACTTTTATGTTCACAGTACAGCACAAATTAAGCCTttcaactaaaataaaaacattaaacgGAAAGGGTTTGATGTTCTCATCTAACCAAGCTCACAAAGGGGAGACACTCTTTGTTGTCATCATGGCTTTGAAACACCTCTGCATGTCATGGTATGTATGAAAAAGAACatctttggaatttttttttgtttttttttgttaatggccACTTGGGCAAACCAAATGTAATTTTCTCCCATCATTTTTGAGGAAATGATACTTTATTTAACCCACTTTAACATCCTGTCATTCATAGAATCATATATTgaatattttaaacaaaaaaaatctttcagaaCATCTGGTGGATTGGTAAGGTTAACCTGAAAATATAGCGAATCTATAAACATTACCATACAGTTATTTCAGCAATACTTTGCAAGGACACACCGAATGGCCAATGGATCAAACCTTCAACAGAACCGTTGTCTCAAAGTGGTACAGGTATTTATTCATCGTTAAGACTGAACATCACAAATAAACTGTTTCAACCGTAACATTTCGGGTTTCCTGGTGGTCTCGGTCTAAGAAACGGATCTCGGTGGCGCATCCGTTTGCAATGTCTACTCATCGGCAGCGGTGGTGGTGGTCGCGGTATACAGTAGTGAATACGTACACACTAGCACAAAGTAGCACATACAGCattttgcgggggtggggggattatataatatatatatatataaaaatacgaTTCCCAGGTGGAGGAACCATGAGGAATGCTTTGCCTTGTTTGCAACAGATGTATGTAAGTGCTTTTGATTGTCATCCAGCAAGAGTTTGGttttgcacgcacacacacacacacacacacaccacacagacgcgcacgcacacacaaacacattgatgTATTTCTCAATGTGTGTCAAGTTTGATTCAGTTAGGTAGTTATTGGCATTCATCGTGTTGCACACTACAGAAACTACCTCCTGCCTCCCCACGCTACCGACTCGCCACGTTAACACTTGAATGGTCCAAGCtagagaaagaaaaatgttttagtGACCGGTTGTGTGGTGGTAACCTGTTGATTGAATAATCTCGTGAAACCATTTAACCTGCAGCGATCGAGATTTGAACAATAAAACAAGTGCATCAACACTGACAGTTTGGACATCAACAACTCGGCAAGATCAAATGCGACAGAGAAAGCGGCGCAATTGACAACAAAAATGCACCATGATTAGGCGGCACGTCCGATACTGAGGATAATTTAGCGGCTTTATTACAGCATTCCCAAGGTTTTGTTTGACTATGCCGTTTGAATGTGTAGTGCGCTGGTAAGATGAGGCCGTGATGAGGAAAAGGACGATGTTGCATCTATGAGCTGTGGACTGGGCAGAGGTGGTGGAATAGAGATGAGTCTTTGTGAGGCTCAAAGGGTGCCTGGAGTGTTCGCCGGTGAAATGCCTCATTCGGCTGTAGCCCAT
This sequence is a window from Hippocampus zosterae strain Florida chromosome 14, ASM2543408v3, whole genome shotgun sequence. Protein-coding genes within it:
- the iqcc gene encoding IQ domain-containing protein C, with the protein product MHSADWENTLVLLQAHARGLLVRVELRRASSDFEEVVKEIDGTSAHLGWRDAIIPIPHFTDTDGPLRRIDPRSKATTCSQNPAAGEAAPLSEFRGESHRLRTTEVQRDSLGIKQPARGCSQSSHVLETVQNLSSDEVLESTLDSTSIWSSMESLPLQGRPRYRSTQEVPADPKSLRCHRDTLTMDLLWLQQAIDSRKKYLSLKNKLSMH